From the genome of Neisseria lisongii, one region includes:
- the infB gene encoding translation initiation factor IF-2: MNNTTVEQFAAELNKPVDDLLQQLKSAGVEKNSGGDSLTLEDKQLLNAYLQKKNGRDAGQVLSVRRTKTEVSQVAGVKVETRRSRRTVAIPSAEELAAQAKQKAEAQQKAEAEKAAKEQAEREAAEKAAAEKAKAQAEAEKLKAAKAQSETKAAAEPVEKPVEKAAEKADKPSEKAKNAKPKAEKAAKGKDVKKAAPVETPQPVVSAEEQAQRDEEARRAAALRAHQEALLREKQERQARREAVKQQALQDAKAAEQGKSMENRTAKPSKPSENAPAAVVEKPAAGKAKKDERRNHDDERPRGKAAKGRNGRNTAQEERVRGGKKGKKQLKLEPNQHAFQAPTEPVVHEVLVPETITVADLAHKMAVKGVEVVKALMKMGMMVTINQSIDQDTALIVVEELGHIGKPAAADDPEAFLDEGAEAVEAEALPRPPVVTVMGHVDHGKTSLLDYIRRAKVVQGEAGGITQHIGAYHVETPRGVITFLDTPGHEAFTAMRARGAKATDIVILVVAADDGVMPQTIEAIAHAKAAGVPMVVAVNKIDKDSANPERIRQELTAHEVVPDEWGGDVQFVDVSAKQGLNIDALLEAVLLEAEVLELTAPVEAPAKGIIVEARLDKGRGAVATLLVQSGTLKKGDMLLAGTAFGKIRAMTDENGKQITEAGPSIPVEILGLSDVPNAGEDAMVLADEKKAREIALFRQGKYRDVRLAKQQAAKLENMFNNMGENQAQSLSVIIKADVQGSYEALSGSLKKLSTDEVKVNVLHSGVGGITESDVNLAIASGAFIIGFNVRADASARKLAENESVEIRYYNIIYDAIDDVKAAMSGMLAPEEKEQITGTVEIRQVISVSKVGNIAGCMVTDGVVKRDSHVRLIRNNVVIHTGELSSLKRFKDDVKEVRMGFECGLMIKGYNEILEGDQLECFDIVEVARSL, from the coding sequence ATGAATAACACGACAGTAGAACAATTTGCCGCCGAACTGAACAAACCGGTTGATGATTTATTGCAACAGCTGAAAAGTGCCGGTGTTGAAAAAAACAGCGGCGGCGACAGTCTGACGCTGGAAGACAAACAGCTGCTCAACGCTTATCTGCAAAAGAAAAACGGCCGTGATGCCGGGCAGGTATTGAGCGTACGCCGTACCAAAACCGAAGTCAGCCAAGTAGCGGGCGTGAAAGTGGAAACCCGCCGCAGCCGCCGCACAGTAGCGATTCCGTCAGCCGAAGAACTTGCCGCCCAAGCCAAACAAAAAGCCGAGGCGCAGCAGAAGGCCGAAGCGGAAAAAGCCGCCAAAGAACAGGCCGAGCGGGAAGCCGCCGAAAAAGCAGCGGCCGAAAAAGCCAAAGCCCAAGCCGAAGCGGAAAAACTGAAAGCGGCAAAAGCACAAAGCGAAACCAAAGCTGCTGCGGAACCAGTTGAAAAACCGGTAGAAAAAGCAGCGGAAAAAGCAGACAAGCCGTCTGAAAAAGCCAAAAACGCCAAACCGAAAGCGGAAAAAGCCGCCAAAGGCAAAGACGTGAAAAAAGCCGCTCCGGTAGAAACGCCGCAGCCGGTGGTCAGTGCCGAAGAACAGGCACAGCGTGACGAAGAAGCACGCCGTGCCGCCGCCCTGCGTGCGCATCAGGAAGCCCTGCTGCGTGAAAAACAAGAACGTCAGGCACGCCGTGAAGCGGTAAAACAGCAGGCATTGCAGGATGCCAAAGCCGCCGAGCAAGGCAAGTCGATGGAAAACCGTACTGCCAAACCGAGCAAGCCGTCTGAAAATGCCCCTGCTGCTGTTGTTGAAAAACCCGCCGCAGGCAAAGCCAAAAAAGACGAACGCCGCAACCACGACGACGAACGTCCGCGCGGTAAGGCCGCCAAAGGCCGCAACGGCCGCAATACCGCTCAGGAAGAGCGTGTACGCGGCGGTAAAAAAGGCAAAAAACAGCTCAAACTTGAGCCGAACCAACATGCTTTCCAAGCACCGACCGAGCCTGTGGTACACGAAGTTTTGGTTCCCGAAACCATTACCGTTGCCGATTTGGCACACAAAATGGCGGTCAAAGGCGTGGAAGTAGTCAAAGCCCTGATGAAAATGGGCATGATGGTAACCATCAACCAATCCATCGACCAAGACACCGCCTTGATTGTGGTGGAAGAATTGGGCCATATCGGCAAACCGGCCGCCGCCGACGATCCGGAAGCCTTCTTGGACGAAGGTGCGGAAGCGGTGGAAGCCGAAGCCTTGCCACGTCCGCCGGTGGTAACTGTTATGGGCCACGTCGATCACGGTAAAACCTCGCTGCTCGACTATATCCGCCGTGCCAAAGTGGTACAGGGCGAAGCGGGCGGCATTACCCAGCATATCGGTGCCTACCACGTTGAAACCCCTCGCGGCGTGATTACTTTCTTGGATACTCCGGGCCACGAAGCGTTTACCGCCATGCGCGCCCGCGGTGCGAAAGCGACCGACATTGTGATTCTGGTGGTGGCCGCCGACGACGGCGTGATGCCGCAAACCATCGAGGCGATTGCCCATGCCAAAGCGGCGGGCGTGCCGATGGTGGTTGCCGTCAATAAAATCGATAAAGATTCCGCCAATCCGGAACGTATCCGCCAAGAATTGACGGCGCACGAAGTCGTGCCGGACGAGTGGGGCGGCGATGTGCAGTTTGTCGATGTATCGGCCAAACAGGGTCTGAATATTGATGCGTTGCTGGAAGCCGTGCTGCTGGAAGCCGAAGTGCTGGAACTGACCGCACCTGTGGAAGCGCCGGCCAAAGGCATTATTGTCGAAGCCCGCTTGGACAAAGGCCGTGGTGCAGTGGCAACGCTGCTGGTGCAAAGTGGTACGCTGAAAAAAGGCGATATGCTGCTGGCGGGTACGGCATTCGGTAAAATCCGTGCCATGACCGATGAAAACGGCAAACAAATTACTGAAGCCGGTCCTTCCATTCCTGTCGAAATTCTTGGTCTGTCCGATGTGCCGAACGCCGGCGAAGACGCTATGGTGTTGGCCGACGAGAAAAAAGCCCGCGAAATCGCCCTGTTCCGCCAAGGCAAATACCGTGATGTTCGTCTGGCGAAACAGCAGGCGGCGAAACTGGAAAATATGTTCAACAATATGGGCGAAAACCAAGCCCAATCCCTGTCGGTGATTATCAAAGCCGACGTACAGGGTTCGTACGAAGCCTTGTCGGGCAGCCTGAAAAAACTGTCCACCGACGAAGTGAAAGTGAACGTATTGCACAGCGGCGTGGGCGGTATTACCGAGAGCGATGTCAATCTGGCGATTGCTTCCGGCGCATTCATCATCGGCTTTAACGTGCGTGCCGACGCTTCCGCCCGCAAACTGGCGGAAAACGAAAGCGTCGAAATCCGCTACTACAACATCATCTACGATGCGATTGACGATGTGAAAGCAGCGATGAGCGGCATGTTGGCACCGGAAGAGAAAGAACAAATCACCGGTACTGTGGAAATCCGCCAAGTTATCAGCGTATCCAAAGTCGGCAACATCGCAGGCTGTATGGTAACCGACGGCGTAGTGAAACGGGATTCCCACGTCCGCCTGATCCGCAACAACGTGGTGATTCATACCGGCGAACTTTCTTCGTTGAAACGCTTTAAAGACGACGTTAAAGAAGTCCGCATGGGCTTTGAATGCGGCCTGATGATTAAGGGCTACAACGAAATCTTGGAAGGCGACCAACTCGAATGTTTCGACATTGTCGAAGTGGCACGTTCGCTGTAA
- the nusA gene encoding transcription termination factor NusA yields MSREMLQLAEALASEKNVEAEVVFEALEFALSTAAKKKANREHMDVRVEIDRETGEYRTFRRWLIVADEDYTYPDVEKTIEEIQEEIPGTTIQIGEYYEEQLENEGFGRQAAQTAKQIILQRIRDAEREQILNEFLARKEDIVMGTVKRIERHGIIVEIGRLDALLPREQMIPRENFRTGDRIRTLFLRVDEIGNTGRKQVILSRTSKDFLAKLYEMEVPEIADGLLEIREVARDPGQRAKVAVKANDQRIDPQGTCIGVRGSRVNAVSNELSGERIDVVLWSPETAQFVINALSPAEVTRILIDEDKHSVDVIVAEDQLALAIGRGGQNVRLASDLTGWQLNIMTVAEADERNAAEDAAIRSLFTEHLNLDEETADILVQEGFATLEEVAYVPAAELLEIDGFDEELVEALRNRARDAILTLAIASEEKLDEVAEDMRTLDGMDTDMLHDLAQAGITNRDDLAELAVDELIEITGITEEEAKKVILAAREHWFAENQ; encoded by the coding sequence ATGAGTCGTGAAATGTTGCAGCTGGCCGAAGCGCTGGCGAGTGAGAAAAACGTAGAAGCGGAAGTGGTGTTTGAGGCATTGGAATTTGCCCTGTCCACCGCCGCCAAGAAAAAAGCCAACCGGGAACACATGGACGTGCGTGTGGAAATCGACCGTGAAACCGGCGAATACCGCACCTTCCGCCGCTGGCTGATTGTTGCCGACGAAGACTATACCTATCCGGACGTGGAAAAAACCATCGAAGAAATTCAGGAAGAAATTCCGGGTACAACCATTCAAATCGGCGAATATTACGAAGAGCAGCTCGAAAACGAAGGCTTCGGCCGCCAAGCTGCACAAACCGCCAAACAGATTATTCTGCAGCGCATCCGCGATGCCGAGCGGGAACAGATTCTCAACGAATTCTTGGCCCGCAAAGAAGACATTGTAATGGGTACGGTGAAACGCATCGAGCGCCACGGCATTATTGTCGAAATCGGTCGTTTGGACGCTTTGTTGCCGAGGGAACAAATGATTCCCCGTGAAAACTTCCGCACCGGCGACCGTATCCGCACGCTGTTTCTGCGGGTGGACGAAATCGGCAACACCGGCCGCAAACAGGTGATTTTGAGCCGTACGTCTAAAGATTTTCTGGCGAAACTGTATGAAATGGAAGTGCCGGAAATTGCCGACGGCCTGTTGGAAATCCGTGAAGTTGCCCGTGATCCGGGTCAGCGTGCCAAAGTGGCGGTGAAAGCCAACGATCAACGCATTGATCCGCAAGGCACCTGTATCGGCGTGCGGGGTTCCCGTGTCAATGCCGTTTCCAACGAATTGTCCGGCGAGCGTATCGATGTGGTGCTGTGGTCGCCGGAAACCGCACAGTTTGTGATTAACGCCCTGTCGCCTGCGGAAGTTACCCGCATTCTGATTGACGAAGACAAACATTCTGTCGATGTGATTGTGGCGGAAGACCAGCTGGCGCTGGCCATCGGTCGGGGCGGTCAAAACGTACGTTTGGCATCCGATTTGACCGGCTGGCAGCTGAATATTATGACGGTTGCCGAAGCAGACGAGCGCAACGCCGCCGAAGACGCTGCAATCCGCAGCCTGTTTACCGAACATCTGAACCTTGACGAAGAAACCGCCGATATTCTGGTGCAGGAAGGCTTTGCCACTTTGGAAGAAGTAGCGTATGTGCCGGCCGCCGAACTGCTGGAAATCGACGGCTTCGATGAAGAATTGGTAGAAGCCCTGCGCAACCGTGCCCGTGATGCGATTCTGACGCTGGCGATTGCTTCGGAAGAAAAACTGGACGAAGTGGCGGAAGACATGCGCACGCTCGACGGTATGGATACCGATATGCTGCACGACTTGGCGCAGGCCGGTATCACCAACCGGGACGATCTGGCAGAGTTGGCAGTGGATGAATTGATTGAAATTACCGGTATTACCGAAGAAGAAGCCAAAAAAGTGATTTTGGCGGCACGGGAACACTGGTTTGCCGAAAACCAATAA